CTCCAGAGGTACGAGTACGGTTGCGTTCCGCCGGTTACCGTCACGCTCGCCCCACCGGTATTGCTGCTGCAATTTGCAGTCGTGGTTGATGCCGTTGCATCGAGTGCATCCGGTTCGCCGACCGTGAAGGAGGTTGTTGCCGTACAGTTGCCGTTATCGGTGATGGTCACCGTGTAGGTGCCTGCTGCGAGGTTGATCGCGGTCTGGCTGGACTGACCATTGCTCCATGCATAGGTGAAAGGTGATTCACCATCCGATGTAGCAGAGATCGAACCGGTGGCGGTACCGTTACAGGCCGCATCGGTTACAGTACCGGAAGCGGTAACGATTTTCACCGTCACGACCTGGTCGGCAGCGCCGGCGAGAATACAGGCGTCACCACCGATGATGCGACGGAAGAAGGTCTTCTGATACAGCGCCCCAATGGTGGTGCCCGGAAGATCACGTGAAGTCGCACCCGGAATATCTGACCAATTGGTACTATCCGTACTGATCTGCCACTGGTAGGTGGTGGCTGCGCCAAGTGAAGGATAGCTGGAGGTGCTTCCGGCACGCGTAATGGTCGGAAGTACGTAGGCGGGTTCGGAGCCAGTCAGGTCGCCCGGAATCGTTCCTGCGCAGATCGTTTGGTTACCGGTAATGGAATTGCCCAACAGATCGGGGGGATTGGCCCAGATGACCATGCCCGGTTCGTAGATCGAAGTTGTGCTGGTTTTCGTTGTGTTGAGCGCGCCGACGGTCAGCGGAATATTGTTCGAACGTGCCGTTACGATGGTGTAGATACGACAGTTCGAGAATTTGATACCCCGCTCGCCAACCGGATCATAGTCGTTCGAAGTTCCGCCATAGTAGGTGCTGAAGAGCAAGGTCGACAGGGAAGAGCTGATCTTCGAAAAGGTCTTGTCGCTGCTTCCCTGGTTGGTCGACTGCAACGGTACGTTCGGCGAAGAGCTGACCGGGAAATTCGTAGAGCTGGAATAACCGAAGATATAAACGTCATTGTTCAGGTCGGTGTTCAGACCCATCATGTTCTCCTCTGTACCGGATCCACCGAGGTAGGTTCCGGCGACGAACGTCTGGTTGGTGTCCATGCGACAAACAAAAAAGTCGTTTCCGCCGTTCACACTGTTGTCGATGACACCGGATGCCGAGATGTTGGCTGCGTTCAGACCGGTGGTAAGACCGCCGAAGTACAGTTGGTTCTTTGAGGTGTTGAACTCCATGCAAAGGATGGAGGCGCTCTGGCTGGTGGCGGAGGAGAAATAGGATGCCCATTGAAGATTACCCACTGCGTTCATCTTCTGAATGAAGCCTGCGCTGCTGCCACCGCGCGTGCTCTGGCGCGGGTTCAGGGTCGGGAAATTGGTAGATGCGGTTGAGCCGCCGATGAAGAGATCGCCGTTGGCAACGTTCTGCACCATGATCGTCGCGATGTCGGAACCGCTGCCACCGTTGTTCTTCATCCACGCCAAAGCGGAAAGGTCCTGGTTGATCTTGAAGACCAGCCAGTCATTGCTGCCGTTGTTCGTATTGCTGGCGCCAAGGCCATACAAGGTCGAGAGGTTAGTGCTGGTGGTTTGTCCGCAAATCACCACGTCGCCCGCTTCATTGATGCGTAGGTCATAGGAACCTTCGTCGCCGTTTCCGCCCAGTACCGATGCCTTGATTCCGGTGCCATCGCGGTTGATCTTCAGAATGAAAATGTCGTTACCGCTTTGGCTTTGATTGTCGATGCTCGATCCGCTGAATCCGGTACCGCCAAGAAGCGGAAAGTTCGTACTGCCGGTATAGCCGGTGATGTAGAGGTTGCCGTCCGGGCCCTGCTCCATCGCGTAGGGGTTGTCGTCGTTGTTACCGCCGATGTAGGTCTGCCATACCCGTGTGCCTGCCTCGCCAATGTTGACGGGTTCGAGGTATTTGCCTACGATCATTTCCAGGTTACCATTCGCTAGCTCGTCGAACGCTCCGATCGTGATCTGATCAGTTGTGCCCACAACACGAGCGACCATATAGATCGCGCCGTCGGAAGGATCCACCCAGATACAGTGACCGTGGTTATCGCCGGAGGAGGCTGTGTTCACCCAGGTTGCCCAACGCAAGGCGATCGGGTCGATGATCATGGGTGCATTTACGTCGTATTCGCCAAGTTCGAAGGACAGCATGTTGTTTTCGCGTACGCGATACGCGGCTGCGATGGTTTTACGGGCCCCGTTGATCTGCTGGTACACGACTGGTGCGGGGAATTCTACCGAACCGACTGATGTCTCGAACAGGAGGCCACCGTCTTCTTTCACCTTGAGACGATCAATGCCGTCGAATCGGATGCGGATGTCCGTCGGGCGGAAGCCCGGTTTACACACGATATCGTATTCGAGCGTGCCGTCTTCGGCCGGGTAATAGCGTACGTCTACGTTATTGTAGACGTTGTTGTACCAGACTTCCTGATAATTGGCTACGCCGGTCGCATGACGCGAGGTGTTGCCCGTAAAGTAATTGTAGAAATCGCCGTGACGTTCGGCGCCGGAAGTTGTCATTCCGGCTGAGCGACCGACGAAGTTCATCAACCAGGTATGGCCTTTCAAACGTCCATTAAGGGGACGGATGCGCTGCCCGTTCTGGATCTCGCGCTCCAGCAATTCACCGTCATCCATGCGTGCCTGTACGGAAGCCGGATCATAGGTGGAGATGTACATGCCTTCAGCAGTTGCCGCAGCCTGGCCGTAGGGAAAGTCGGCCCGGTAGAGCACGCGCTCTTTGAATTGTCCGCGGTTTTCCGTGAAGTAGATCTTGTGCTCATACGTATTGAGCAACTCCTTGATCGACGGATCGATCGGGCCACCGGCTGTTTGTCCAAGCGCGGATGAAACCGAAATCAGCAGGAAGAAGCCGAAGAGCAATGCGCAACTGACACTTCGGGTCAGGCGAACAATGCGATTCAAACTCGTCCCGGCATGGGCGTGTAAGGGTGTGTGTGTCATGGTATGAATAGTTAGCGGGTAGACAAACTGGATGAGTTTCGGTGGGAGATCCGAAAATGTTTCAACTAAAATTTCTCAATTTTCAAAAATATCGCACTTCATTTTAGCGATAGATTTATTCGTGTTAATTCTGATGGAAAGTCGTAAGAATTTTGGCCAACCCCCGGAAAAGCTTGGTAAATGCGGGTTTCAGAAGATCTCGTGTTGCTTCGAGTGCTTAAGAATTGTTCATTTACTGTTAATTAAATTCCATAAAATCATCCATAAATATTACTACCTGCAAAAAAGCCCGGTCATTGGATGGCCGGGTTGAAAGAGGTTGAATGATTTGTCCTTAAGTCCGTTTCAAGAGCCAGGCACCGACGAGGCTTACCACGAATCCCGCCGGAACCAGGGTGAAGAATACGACACCGGCCTGGAATGCGCTGTTCTTATAGCGTTCTCCGCTCTGTTTCCATTCCTCTTCGAATTGTTCTAGTCGTGAGGCGGCTGCCTCAGGCGTAGGAGCACCGGATCGGATAAGTTGAACCTGGTGAGCGTAGTATTTTTTCAACCAGGCATCACCTCGGATCTCGAAAAAGGCCCAGTTCATGAAAAAGAACAGGATGCCGGCAGCCAGCGTGATGGTGGCGCCTGTGCGGAATGCCTGTCCAAATGTGATCTTTCCGCCTTGCTCATTATTTCGTTTATGAAGAATGCCCAGCACGAGGAGGATCATCGAGACAAATAAACCGATATAGCCCAGCCAAACACTGAGGTGTTGATTCGATCCTTCCACCCAGAGCAGGGAAGTTCCCAGGAAGGTGAAGAGCAGGACTATGCTGATCCAGATACCGTATCGTAAAGCTGCGTTTTTCATTCTTTCATTCGTTAAAGTTGAAAGGTAACTAACCCTTTATCGGCTTCAAAATTCGCTTATTTTCTTATTTTCGGCATTCACAATCGACCATGAACCTGAACCAACTGATTCTCCTGGTGTGTGCGCTCTTGCAGAGCGTTCATGTCCAGGCTCAAGCACAAGCGATCTATCCGGCTACACCTGCCAAAGAGCGTCTGGAAGGCATTGCAAGGCGTACCCGCCTGACCGATGAATCCCTTTTTAAAAACCTGCCCCTTCGCAACATCGGCCCCACCATCATGAGCGGCCGTGCTGTCGATCTGGAGGTCAACCCGGAAGATCCGAATGAATTCTATGTCGCCTATGCTTCCGGCGGCCTCTGGCATACGAGTAACAACGGACAGTCGTTCGAGCCTTTGTTCGACCAGGAAGACGTGATGACGATCGGCGACTTCGCGGTCGATTGGAAGACGCGTCACATCTGGCTGGGAACCGGTGAGGTGAACAGCAGCCGGAGCTCGTACTCAGGAGTAGGGATGTTTTTCAGCGCCGACAGCGGCAAGACCTGGCAGCAGCGTGGTTTGCCGGAATCGCACCACATCGGCAAGGTCTTGTTACATCCGAACGATCCGAAGACCGTCTGGGTTGCTGCACTGGGTCATTTGTATTCTCCCAATGCGGAACGAGGTGTTTATAAGACCACCGATGGCGGGACGAATTGGCAGCGCGTGCTCTCGGGGGATGATACCACCGGCGCGGTCGATCTGGTGATGGATCCCTTCAACCCTTCCATTCTCTATGCTACTCTATGGCACCGGGATCGTCGCGCCTGGAATTTTGTGGAGTCGGGTGCGACTTCCGCGATCTATAAAAGTGTGGATGAAGGAGAACACTGGAACAGGATATCCGGAGGTGAGAGCGGTTTTCCTTCGGGCCCCGGTGTTGGGCGCATTGGACTGGCGATCTCGCAACAACATCCGAATGTCTTGTACGCAGTCCTCGATAACCAGGAACGCAGCAAGGAAGAAGAACCGCGCGATACCGCGAAGATCGAAGCCCGGGACCTCCGGGAGATTTCCAAAGAACGGTTTCTCGCGCTCAACGATACGAAGCTGGAAAAATTCCTGCGCAACAACGGATTCCCGGAAAAGTATACCGCTGCGGTAGTCAAAGAACTGGTGAAGTCGGATTCGATCAAGACCTCGGCGATCACCGATTACCTGAACGACGCCAACAACTCGCTCTTCGATACACCGATCATCGGCCTCGAGATCTACCGAAGTGAAGATGCAGGCAAGACGTGGAAGAAGACGCATACCACGCGCCTGAAGAATGTCGTTTACACCTATGGTTACTACTTCGGTCGGATAGCCGTTTCTCCGATCGATGATAACCGCATTGCGGTATGCGGCCTGCCGTTGATCTTCTCGACGGACGGCGGCAAGTCGTTCAAGCCGATCGACGGTGACAATGTGCACGGCGACCATCACGCGGTCTGGATGAGCGCCAAACGCCCCGGACACATGATCATCTGCAACGACGGAGGATTGAACATCACCTACGATGAAGGCAAACACTGGTTCAAGGCCAATACGCCGCCGGTCGGACAGTTCTATCATGTCACGGTGGACATGGAGACGCCTTACAATGTGTATGGTGGGTTACAGGATAATGGTGTTTGGACGGGCTCTTCATCGACAACGCCTTCCACCGAATGGCACGCCAGTGGAAGCTATCCGTACAAGTTTCTGATGGGCGGCGACGGGATGCAAACGCAGGTCGACTACCGCGACAATACCACCCTCTACACCGGTTTTCAATTTGGATATTACTACAAGCTGAACAAGAATCAACCGGATGGCGCACAGTCGATCCAGCCGCAGAACGACCTGGGAGAACCCAACTTCCGTTTCAACTGGCAAACGCCGATCTGCCTGTCCCGCCATAATCAGGACATTCTCTACTTCGGATCCAACCGCTTCCATCGCTCGATGAATCCTACGGAGCCACTGAAGACCTTGTCCGGCGACCTTACCCGAAATGACAGGAAGGGAGATGTTCCCTACAACACGATTACTACGATTGCTGAATCTTCGAAACGATTCGGTTTGTTGTACCTCGGCACGGACGATGGCCTCTGCTGGATCAGCAAGGACGATGGTTATACCTGGTCGAAAATTTCGGACGGACTTCCGCAGCAGTTGTGGGTGAGCCGGGTGGAACCTTCGTCGCACCAGGAAGGCAGGGTGTACGTCAGCCTCAACGGTTATCGTTTCGATCACTTCCTGCCTTACGTTTACGTCAGCGAGGATTTTGGTGCCTCCTGGAAAGCGATCGCCAATGGCCTTCCTGCTGAGCCGGTCAACGTGGTGCGGGAGGATCCCAGCGATGAGAATATCCTCTATGTCGGAACGGATAATGGAGTGTATGTTTCCCTCGACCGCGGAGCCAACTGGATGAACCTGACTCCCGGCCTCCCGCGCACCGCCGTACACGACCTGGTCGTGCATCCACGCGATCCGGAACTGGTGATCGGTACCCACGGCCGCAGCATCTTCATTCTGCCTTTGACCGATGTACGTGCGTTGACCGACAGCCTCCGGAAATCACCGATCGCTTTCCTGCACGCGGAGCCGGTCAACTACCAGGCAAGTTGGGGCAGGCGTCCTGACGAGTTCTCGGATCCTTCCGCGCCTTCCGCCGCCTGGGCTTACTTTGCGCAGTCTTCCGGTACGACCAGGATCCGACTCATCAGTAAGGCGGGTGTTTTGTTGAAGGAAGTCAGCGATTCCGCTGAAGCGGGTGTTAATTATGTCACGAATGATCTTAGTCTGGACGGAGCGACAGCCAAGAAACTGGAAGCGGAATGCCGGAAGTCGAAGAAGGATGCTGCCTTCCGGATCCTGCCCGGAAAAGATGACGGTAAGTATTACCTGGTTCCGGGTGAGTATAAACTGACTTTTACCGATGCAAACGGACACTCGGTGGAAGGCAAGTTCGAAGTAAAGGATCCGTCAGCGAAAAAGGAATCCGGTGTTCCGGATCCCGAATCCGTCGGACCTCCTGGAAAATGAGCTTGAGTGAAGCTCTGTGATGTGAGAAAAATCAAAAGCGGGAAGTGATCGAAAGATCGCTTCCCGCTTTTGATTGATGCGGTATTGGAAAGCGCGAATCGTTACTTTCCTTTTTTCGCCTTCCGGTCGTTTTCAATGAAGTCGCGCAGCTTGGGAACATCCAGGCGTTTGGCGATGATGCGCTTTTCTGAATCCAGCAGGTAGATGACGGGCGTGGAGTAGATGTCGTAGAAATCCCGGAAGCGGGTGTTGTTGTAGAGATCCGATACGTTGATCCACTTCAACTTGTGATCGCGGATGAACTGCTTCCAAAGCTCTATGTCGGATTCGATACCGACGGAAAACACCTCGACACCGGACGTCTTCACAGAATCGTAGTAGGCGCCAAGTTCCGGGATTTCCTTTTTGCAATGACTGCAGGTCGGATCCCAGAAAACGAGTACGGTATATTCCGCCTTGATGTCATACAGCCGATGCATCTTGAAAGATGTGTCGGGCATGACCAGGTCCTTCGCGGGAGTGCCGAGAATATTCGGCTTGATCTTCATGACCCGCTCGTGGATCTTGGCCTTGAGGGTGCTGTCGGCCCAATAGGCTTCGTTGGTGAGGTAGTAGTGCTCCGCGATGTGCACGAAGACTTTGTCGTACCCCATGATGTTCGAGGTCTCGTAATAGTTGGCGAGTGTCGCAACGCAGTACTTGAAGACTTCCTTGTTGGCGCGGGAACGGATGATGATCGTGTCGACGGCCGGAATGATGGAGTCGGGCAGGGGAACGGTCAATTGTTGCGTATAGGTCTTGATCTTGGTTTGCAACAAGG
This genomic stretch from Bacteroidota bacterium harbors:
- a CDS encoding DUF4199 domain-containing protein, whose translation is MKNAALRYGIWISIVLLFTFLGTSLLWVEGSNQHLSVWLGYIGLFVSMILLVLGILHKRNNEQGGKITFGQAFRTGATITLAAGILFFFMNWAFFEIRGDAWLKKYYAHQVQLIRSGAPTPEAAASRLEQFEEEWKQSGERYKNSAFQAGVVFFTLVPAGFVVSLVGAWLLKRT
- a CDS encoding glycosyl hydrolase yields the protein MNLNQLILLVCALLQSVHVQAQAQAIYPATPAKERLEGIARRTRLTDESLFKNLPLRNIGPTIMSGRAVDLEVNPEDPNEFYVAYASGGLWHTSNNGQSFEPLFDQEDVMTIGDFAVDWKTRHIWLGTGEVNSSRSSYSGVGMFFSADSGKTWQQRGLPESHHIGKVLLHPNDPKTVWVAALGHLYSPNAERGVYKTTDGGTNWQRVLSGDDTTGAVDLVMDPFNPSILYATLWHRDRRAWNFVESGATSAIYKSVDEGEHWNRISGGESGFPSGPGVGRIGLAISQQHPNVLYAVLDNQERSKEEEPRDTAKIEARDLREISKERFLALNDTKLEKFLRNNGFPEKYTAAVVKELVKSDSIKTSAITDYLNDANNSLFDTPIIGLEIYRSEDAGKTWKKTHTTRLKNVVYTYGYYFGRIAVSPIDDNRIAVCGLPLIFSTDGGKSFKPIDGDNVHGDHHAVWMSAKRPGHMIICNDGGLNITYDEGKHWFKANTPPVGQFYHVTVDMETPYNVYGGLQDNGVWTGSSSTTPSTEWHASGSYPYKFLMGGDGMQTQVDYRDNTTLYTGFQFGYYYKLNKNQPDGAQSIQPQNDLGEPNFRFNWQTPICLSRHNQDILYFGSNRFHRSMNPTEPLKTLSGDLTRNDRKGDVPYNTITTIAESSKRFGLLYLGTDDGLCWISKDDGYTWSKISDGLPQQLWVSRVEPSSHQEGRVYVSLNGYRFDHFLPYVYVSEDFGASWKAIANGLPAEPVNVVREDPSDENILYVGTDNGVYVSLDRGANWMNLTPGLPRTAVHDLVVHPRDPELVIGTHGRSIFILPLTDVRALTDSLRKSPIAFLHAEPVNYQASWGRRPDEFSDPSAPSAAWAYFAQSSGTTRIRLISKAGVLLKEVSDSAEAGVNYVTNDLSLDGATAKKLEAECRKSKKDAAFRILPGKDDGKYYLVPGEYKLTFTDANGHSVEGKFEVKDPSAKKESGVPDPESVGPPGK
- a CDS encoding redoxin domain-containing protein, whose amino-acid sequence is MKRLLLLTLLTALLSPLHTLAAGSGYEIKVHINGLRDTVCYLGNHFGDKQYVKDTVRTDANGWMTFKGKDPLEGGIYLIVLPNKTYFEVLVDKNDQHFTIETDTLDYISHMKVTGSPENEIFNGHQRFIIQKSMESQAVKARLDANKDNKDSTTYLRKLITDMDKEVKEYRLKLAADHPKSLMAKIIRTMQEPEPPEPPKDANGVITDSTFQLRYYKGHYLENVDFSDDRLLRTPLLQTKIKTYTQQLTVPLPDSIIPAVDTIIIRSRANKEVFKYCVATLANYYETSNIMGYDKVFVHIAEHYYLTNEAYWADSTLKAKIHERVMKIKPNILGTPAKDLVMPDTSFKMHRLYDIKAEYTVLVFWDPTCSHCKKEIPELGAYYDSVKTSGVEVFSVGIESDIELWKQFIRDHKLKWINVSDLYNNTRFRDFYDIYSTPVIYLLDSEKRIIAKRLDVPKLRDFIENDRKAKKGK